In Helianthus annuus cultivar XRQ/B chromosome 9, HanXRQr2.0-SUNRISE, whole genome shotgun sequence, the following are encoded in one genomic region:
- the LOC110877980 gene encoding probable LRR receptor-like serine/threonine-protein kinase At4g36180 translates to MSTTLISLLLLLSTTATATATVSSDITALRAIKSAINPATIPSYTCLHSWDFTSDPCSPPHVTHFLCGLSCSGNRVTQLTLDPAGYAGTLPPLISQLTQLITIDLSDNRFHGPIPNSLFFLHNLQTLILGSNSFSGFIPPAISNLKNLQTLDMSHNSFTGSLPNSLTQLTQLTRLDLSFNKLTGPIPKLPKNLIQLALKSNSLSGYLTKQSFTESTQLEVIELSDNSLTGTIPGWFFLTPSTQQINLANNSFTGLVILKPVNSTLVAVNLGFNKLYGYLPATFPAYSMLASLSLSYNKLRGRIPSEYSKISRLFLEGNLLIGLPPKELFSRKISITGSLGDNCLKSCPVWSELCVKSQKPFSICQKAYQGKVKQ, encoded by the coding sequence ATGTCTACCACCCTCATCTCCCTCCTCCTTCTCCTCTCCACCACGGCCACGGCCACGGCCACCGTCTCATCTGATATTACCGCCCTCAGAGCGATCAAATCTGCCATCAACCCTGCCACCATCCCCTCTTACACATGCTTACACTCATGGGACTTCACCTCGGACCCATGCTCACCACCTCATGTCACTCACTTCCTTTGCGGATTATCATGCTCCGGCAACCGAGTCACCCAACTCACCCTCGACCCAGCCGGTTACGCCGGCACTCTCCCGCCTCTCATTTCTCAACTCACCCAACTCATCACCATCGACCTTTCCGACAACCGCTTCCACGGACCCATTCCAAACTCCCTCTTCTTCCTCCATAATCTCCAAACACTCATCCTCGGCTCCAACTCATTTTCTGGCTTCATCCCACCAGCAATCTCAAACCTCAAAAACTTACAAACTTTAGACATGTCTCATAACTCTTTCACCGGCTCATTACCCAACTCGTTAACTCAACTTACTCAGTTGACTCGTCTCGACCTGAGTTTCAACAAACTCACCGGACCCATCCCAAAACTCCCAAAAAACTTAATACAACTCGCTCTCAAATCAAACTCGCTATCCGGGTACCTAACAAAACAATCCTTtaccgagtcaactcagttggAAGTAATCGAACTCAGTGACAACTCACTCACCGGAACAATTCCCGGCTGGTTCTTTTTAACACCCTCAACTCAGCAAATCAATTTAGCCAACAATAGTTTCACCGGACTTGTGATCTTAAAACCGGTTAACAGCACCCTCGTTGCCGTCAACCTCGGGTTCAACAAACTTTACGGCTACCTCCCGGCGACATTTCCGGCGTACTCCATGTTGGCTTCTTTGTCATTGAGTTACAACAAGCTAAGAGGAAGAATCCCATCTGAGTATAGCAAGATAAGCAGACTGTTTCTTGAAGGAAATTTGTTAATTGGGTTGCCGCCGAAGGAACTTTTCTCCCGGAAAATCTCAATTACCGGCAGCTTAGGGGACAACTGTTTAAAGAGTTGTCCGGTTTGGTCGGAGCTTTGCGTGAAATCGCAGAAACCATTTTCGATTTGCCAAAAAGCTTATCAGGGGAAAGTGAAACAATAG